A single genomic interval of Monodelphis domestica isolate mMonDom1 chromosome X, mMonDom1.pri, whole genome shotgun sequence harbors:
- the UBA1 gene encoding ubiquitin-like modifier-activating enzyme 1 isoform X1 yields the protein MSSSPLSKKRRVSGPDPKPGSNCSPAHPVPSDAPTAPANGMAKNGNEADIDEGLYSRQLYVLGHDAMKRLQTSSVLVSGLRGLGVEIAKNIILGGVKAVTLHDQGAAQWADLSSQFYLREEDVGKNRAEVSQPRLAELNAYVPVCSYTGPLTEDFLSSFQVVVLTNSPLEEQLRVGQFCHGHGIKLVVADTRGLFGQLFCDFGEEMILTDANGEQPLSAMVSMVTKDNPGVVTCLDEARHGFESGDFVTFTEVQGMSELNGISPMEIKVLGPYTFSICDTARFSDYIRGGIVTQVKVPKKISFKSLPVSLAEPEFVMTDFAKFSRPAHLHVAFQALHQFYSQRGRLPHPQNQLDAAEMVSLAQGIKEAASSGLLQEDLDEELVRQLAYMAAGDLAPINAFIGGLAAQEVMKACSGKFMPIMQWLYFDALECLPEDRETLTEDNCRPRQTRYDGQVAVFGSHLQEKLGKQRYFLVGAGAIGCELLKNFAMIGLGCGDSGEVIVTDMDTIEKSNLNRQFLFRPWDVTKLKSDTAAAAVRQMNPQIHVTSHQNRVGPDTERIYDDDFFQALDGVTNALDNVDARMYMDRRCVYYRKPLLESGTLGTKGNVQVVIPFLTESYSSSQDPPEKSIPICTLKNFPNAIEHTLQWARDEFEGLFKQPAESVNQYLTDPKFVERTLRLAGTQPLEVLEAVQRSLVLQRPRSWADCVAWACLHWHAQYANNIRQLLHNFPPEQLTSSGAPFWSGPKRCPHPLTFDVHNPLHLDYIMAAANLFAQTYGLVGSRDRAAVATLLQTVHIPEFTPKSGVKIHVSDQELQSANTSVDDSRLEELKATLPSPEKLSGFKMYPIDFEKDDDNNFHMDFIVAASNLRAENYDIPPADRHKSKLIAGKIIPAIATTTAAVVGLVCLELYKVVQGHQRLEAYKNGFLNLALPFFGFSEPIAAPRHKYYDHEWTLWDRFEVKGLHPGGEEMTLKQFLDYFKVPGLGVKRERRGYGMGQGGGGLVPLTTEWFPHRQSTSWRSQCCPRVCPCSTLFSCQLLSSRSGWTNRECSHGLPWEMAGKVGPKSVGWLGLYHPLSYYPHRMTEIVSRVSKRKLGRHVQALVLELCCNDDSGEDVEVPYVRYAIR from the exons ATGTCCAGCTCGCCGCTGTCCAAGAAGCGTCGCGTGTCCGGGCCTGATCCAAAACCAGGTTCTAACTGCTCTCCTGCCCACCCTGTTCCCTCTGACGCACCCACTGCACCTGCCAAC GGAATGGCCAAGAACGGGAATGAGGCAGATATCGACGAGGGCCTGTACTCCAGGCAGCT GTATGTACTAGGCCATGATGCCATGAAACGACTTCAGACCTCTAGTGTCCTAGTATCTGGTCTCCGGGGCCTGGGAGTTGAGATTGCCAAGAACATCATCCTTGGTGGGGTCAAAGCTGTTACCCTACATGATCAGGGTGCTGCCCAGTGGGCTGATCTCTCTTCCCAG TTCTATCTTCGAGAAGAAGATGTGGGCAAGAACCGGGCAGAGGTTTCACAACCCCGTCTGGCTGAGCTCAATGCCTATGTTCCCGTCTGTTCCTACACAGGGCCTCTCACTGAGGACTTCCTCAGCAGCTTCCAG GTTGTTGTCCTCACCAACTCTCCCCTGGAGGAGCAGTTGCGTGTAGGCCAGTTCTGCCACGGTCATGGTATCAAGCTGGTGGTGGCAGACACCCGGGGCCTCTTTGG CCAGCTGTTCTGCGACTTTGGGGAGGAGATGATTCTGACAGATGCCAATGGGGAGCAGCCACTTAGTGCCATGGTCTCCATGGTGACCAAG GACAATCCTGGTGTGGTCACCTGCCTGGACGAGGCCCGGCATGGCTTTGAAAGTGGCGACTTTGTCACTTTCACTGAGGTACAAGGCATGAGTGAACTCAATGGCATATCACCCATGGAGATCAAGGTCCTAG GTCCATATACCTTCAGCATCTGTGACACGGCCAGATTCTCTGACTACATCCGAGGTGGGATCGTCACCCAGGTCAAAGTACCGAAGAAGATCAGCTTT aAATCACTACCTGTATCCCTGGCTGAGCCAGAATTTGTGATGACAGATTTTGCCAAGTTTTCTCGCCCTGCCCACCTCCATGTGGCCTTTCAGGCCCTGCACCAGTTCTATAGCCAGCGAGGGCGGCTGCCCCACCCTCAGAATCAG TTGGATGCAGCTGAGATGGTCAGCCTGGCACAGGGGATTAAGGAAGCCGCCTCATCTGGACTACTGCAGGAAGACCTGGATGAGGAGCTGGTACGGCAGTTGGCCTACATGGCAGCTGGAGACCTGGCCCCTATCAATGCTTTCATTGGGGGCCTGGCTGCCCAAGAAGTCATGAAG GCTTGCTCGGGAAAGTTCATGCCCATCATGCAGTGGCTTTACTTCGATGCTCTGGAGTGTCTGCCGGAGGACAGAGAGACCCTGACAGAAGACAATTGTCGTCCG CGGCAGACACGTTATGATGGGCAAGTGGCTGTGTTTGGCTCCCATCTGCAGGAGAAGCTTGGCAAGCAGAGGTACTTCCTG GTCGGGGCAGGGGCCATTGGCTGTGAGCTGCTCAAGAACTTCGCCATGATAGGCCTGGGCTGTGGGGACAGCGGAGAGGTCATTGTAACAGACATGGACACTATTGAGAAGTCCAACCTCAACCGGCAATTCCTCTTCCGACCCTGGGATGTCACG AAGCTCAAGTCTGACACGGCAGCTGCCGCCGTTCGCCAAATGAATCCACAGATACATGTGACGAGTCACCAGAACCGTGTGGGGCCTGACACTGAGCGGATTTATGATGATGACTTCTTCCAGGCCCTGGATGGTGTGACCAATGCCTTGGACAATGTTGATGCAC GCATGTATATGGACCGTCGCTGCGTGTACTACCGGAAGCCTCTGCTGGAGTCAGGAACCCTGGGGACCAAGGGCAACGTCCAGGTGGTGATCCCTTTCCTCACCGAGTCTTATAGTTCAAGCCAAGACCCTCCAGAAAAATCAATCCCCATCTGTACCCTCAAGAACTTCCCCAATGCCATTGAGCACACACTGCAG TGGGCCCGGGATGAGTTTGAAGGCCTCTTCAAGCAGCCAGCAGAGAGCGTCAATCAGTACCTCAC AGACCCAAAGTTCGTGGAGCGAACACTGCGACTGGCAGGGACACAGCCCCTGGAGGTGCTGGAGGCCGTGCAACGGAGTTTGGTGCTACAGCGCCCCCGTAGCTGGGCTGATTGTGTGGCCTGGGCTTGCCTCCACTGGCATGCTCAATATGCCAACAACATCCGTCAACTCTTGCACAACTTCCCTCCTGAGCAG CTGACAAGCTCTGGTGCCCCCTTCTGGTCTGGACCCAAAAGATGTCCTCATCCCCTCACCTTCGATGTCCACAAT CCCCTGCATCTGGATTACATCATGGCGGCTGCCAACCTGTTTGCTCAGACGTATGGGCTGGTGGGCTCTCGGGACAGAGCAGCTGTGGCTACACTTCTCCAAACCGTGCACATCCCAGAATTTACTCCCAAGTCTGGCGTCAAGATCCACGTCTCTGACCAGGAGCTACAGAGTGCCAATACCTCTGTTG ATGACAGCcgactagaagaattgaaggccACGCTTCCGAGCCCAGAGAAGCTGTCTGGATTCAAGATGTATCCCATTGATTTTGAGAAG GATGATGACAATAACTTCCACATGGATTTCATTGTGGCAGCCTCCAACCTTAGGGCTGAGAACTATGACATTCCCCCTGCTGACCGGCACAAG AGCAAGCTGATTGCTGGGAAAATCATCCCAGCCATCGCCACGACCACCGCGGCTGTGGTTGGTCTCGTGTGCCTGGAGCTGTACAAGGTGGTGCAGGGCCACCAGCGGCTTGAGGCCTACAAGAACGGCTTTCTCAACCTTGCCCTGCCATTCTTTGGCTTCTCGGAGCCCATTGCGGCACCCCGTCACAAG TACTATGACCATGAGTGGACACTGTGGGATCGTTTTGAGGTCAAGGGACTGCACCCTGGGGGCGAGGAGATGACCCTCAAGCAATTCTTGGACTACTTCAAGGTGCCAGGGTTGggggtaaaaagggaaaggagaggctATGGGATggggcaaggggggggggggttagtccCTCTGACCACGGAGTGGTTCCCTCACAGACAGAGCACAAGCTGGAGATCACAATGCTGTCCCAGGGTGTGTCCATGCTCTACTCTTTTTTCATGCCAGCTGCTAAGCTCAAGGAGCGGCTGGACCAACCGTGAGTGTTCCCATGGCCTGCCATGGGAAATGGCAGGGAAGGTTGGGCCCAAGTCTGTGGGTTGGCTTGGCCTTTACCACCCTCTTTCTTACTACCCTCATAGGATGACTGAGATCGTGAGCAGGGTGTCAAAGAGAAAGCTGGGCCGCCATGTGCAAGCTTTGGTACTGGAGCTGTGCTGTAATGACGACAGTGGTGAGGACGTGGAGGTACCCTACGTGCGCTACGCCATCCGCTGA
- the UBA1 gene encoding ubiquitin-like modifier-activating enzyme 1 isoform X2: MSSSPLSKKRRVSGPDPKPGSNCSPAHPVPSDAPTAPANGMAKNGNEADIDEGLYSRQLYVLGHDAMKRLQTSSVLVSGLRGLGVEIAKNIILGGVKAVTLHDQGAAQWADLSSQFYLREEDVGKNRAEVSQPRLAELNAYVPVCSYTGPLTEDFLSSFQVVVLTNSPLEEQLRVGQFCHGHGIKLVVADTRGLFGQLFCDFGEEMILTDANGEQPLSAMVSMVTKDNPGVVTCLDEARHGFESGDFVTFTEVQGMSELNGISPMEIKVLGPYTFSICDTARFSDYIRGGIVTQVKVPKKISFKSLPVSLAEPEFVMTDFAKFSRPAHLHVAFQALHQFYSQRGRLPHPQNQLDAAEMVSLAQGIKEAASSGLLQEDLDEELVRQLAYMAAGDLAPINAFIGGLAAQEVMKACSGKFMPIMQWLYFDALECLPEDRETLTEDNCRPRQTRYDGQVAVFGSHLQEKLGKQRYFLVGAGAIGCELLKNFAMIGLGCGDSGEVIVTDMDTIEKSNLNRQFLFRPWDVTKLKSDTAAAAVRQMNPQIHVTSHQNRVGPDTERIYDDDFFQALDGVTNALDNVDARMYMDRRCVYYRKPLLESGTLGTKGNVQVVIPFLTESYSSSQDPPEKSIPICTLKNFPNAIEHTLQWARDEFEGLFKQPAESVNQYLTDPKFVERTLRLAGTQPLEVLEAVQRSLVLQRPRSWADCVAWACLHWHAQYANNIRQLLHNFPPEQLTSSGAPFWSGPKRCPHPLTFDVHNPLHLDYIMAAANLFAQTYGLVGSRDRAAVATLLQTVHIPEFTPKSGVKIHVSDQELQSANTSVDDSRLEELKATLPSPEKLSGFKMYPIDFEKDDDNNFHMDFIVAASNLRAENYDIPPADRHKSKLIAGKIIPAIATTTAAVVGLVCLELYKVVQGHQRLEAYKNGFLNLALPFFGFSEPIAAPRHKYYDHEWTLWDRFEVKGLHPGGEEMTLKQFLDYFKTEHKLEITMLSQGVSMLYSFFMPAAKLKERLDQPMTEIVSRVSKRKLGRHVQALVLELCCNDDSGEDVEVPYVRYAIR, translated from the exons ATGTCCAGCTCGCCGCTGTCCAAGAAGCGTCGCGTGTCCGGGCCTGATCCAAAACCAGGTTCTAACTGCTCTCCTGCCCACCCTGTTCCCTCTGACGCACCCACTGCACCTGCCAAC GGAATGGCCAAGAACGGGAATGAGGCAGATATCGACGAGGGCCTGTACTCCAGGCAGCT GTATGTACTAGGCCATGATGCCATGAAACGACTTCAGACCTCTAGTGTCCTAGTATCTGGTCTCCGGGGCCTGGGAGTTGAGATTGCCAAGAACATCATCCTTGGTGGGGTCAAAGCTGTTACCCTACATGATCAGGGTGCTGCCCAGTGGGCTGATCTCTCTTCCCAG TTCTATCTTCGAGAAGAAGATGTGGGCAAGAACCGGGCAGAGGTTTCACAACCCCGTCTGGCTGAGCTCAATGCCTATGTTCCCGTCTGTTCCTACACAGGGCCTCTCACTGAGGACTTCCTCAGCAGCTTCCAG GTTGTTGTCCTCACCAACTCTCCCCTGGAGGAGCAGTTGCGTGTAGGCCAGTTCTGCCACGGTCATGGTATCAAGCTGGTGGTGGCAGACACCCGGGGCCTCTTTGG CCAGCTGTTCTGCGACTTTGGGGAGGAGATGATTCTGACAGATGCCAATGGGGAGCAGCCACTTAGTGCCATGGTCTCCATGGTGACCAAG GACAATCCTGGTGTGGTCACCTGCCTGGACGAGGCCCGGCATGGCTTTGAAAGTGGCGACTTTGTCACTTTCACTGAGGTACAAGGCATGAGTGAACTCAATGGCATATCACCCATGGAGATCAAGGTCCTAG GTCCATATACCTTCAGCATCTGTGACACGGCCAGATTCTCTGACTACATCCGAGGTGGGATCGTCACCCAGGTCAAAGTACCGAAGAAGATCAGCTTT aAATCACTACCTGTATCCCTGGCTGAGCCAGAATTTGTGATGACAGATTTTGCCAAGTTTTCTCGCCCTGCCCACCTCCATGTGGCCTTTCAGGCCCTGCACCAGTTCTATAGCCAGCGAGGGCGGCTGCCCCACCCTCAGAATCAG TTGGATGCAGCTGAGATGGTCAGCCTGGCACAGGGGATTAAGGAAGCCGCCTCATCTGGACTACTGCAGGAAGACCTGGATGAGGAGCTGGTACGGCAGTTGGCCTACATGGCAGCTGGAGACCTGGCCCCTATCAATGCTTTCATTGGGGGCCTGGCTGCCCAAGAAGTCATGAAG GCTTGCTCGGGAAAGTTCATGCCCATCATGCAGTGGCTTTACTTCGATGCTCTGGAGTGTCTGCCGGAGGACAGAGAGACCCTGACAGAAGACAATTGTCGTCCG CGGCAGACACGTTATGATGGGCAAGTGGCTGTGTTTGGCTCCCATCTGCAGGAGAAGCTTGGCAAGCAGAGGTACTTCCTG GTCGGGGCAGGGGCCATTGGCTGTGAGCTGCTCAAGAACTTCGCCATGATAGGCCTGGGCTGTGGGGACAGCGGAGAGGTCATTGTAACAGACATGGACACTATTGAGAAGTCCAACCTCAACCGGCAATTCCTCTTCCGACCCTGGGATGTCACG AAGCTCAAGTCTGACACGGCAGCTGCCGCCGTTCGCCAAATGAATCCACAGATACATGTGACGAGTCACCAGAACCGTGTGGGGCCTGACACTGAGCGGATTTATGATGATGACTTCTTCCAGGCCCTGGATGGTGTGACCAATGCCTTGGACAATGTTGATGCAC GCATGTATATGGACCGTCGCTGCGTGTACTACCGGAAGCCTCTGCTGGAGTCAGGAACCCTGGGGACCAAGGGCAACGTCCAGGTGGTGATCCCTTTCCTCACCGAGTCTTATAGTTCAAGCCAAGACCCTCCAGAAAAATCAATCCCCATCTGTACCCTCAAGAACTTCCCCAATGCCATTGAGCACACACTGCAG TGGGCCCGGGATGAGTTTGAAGGCCTCTTCAAGCAGCCAGCAGAGAGCGTCAATCAGTACCTCAC AGACCCAAAGTTCGTGGAGCGAACACTGCGACTGGCAGGGACACAGCCCCTGGAGGTGCTGGAGGCCGTGCAACGGAGTTTGGTGCTACAGCGCCCCCGTAGCTGGGCTGATTGTGTGGCCTGGGCTTGCCTCCACTGGCATGCTCAATATGCCAACAACATCCGTCAACTCTTGCACAACTTCCCTCCTGAGCAG CTGACAAGCTCTGGTGCCCCCTTCTGGTCTGGACCCAAAAGATGTCCTCATCCCCTCACCTTCGATGTCCACAAT CCCCTGCATCTGGATTACATCATGGCGGCTGCCAACCTGTTTGCTCAGACGTATGGGCTGGTGGGCTCTCGGGACAGAGCAGCTGTGGCTACACTTCTCCAAACCGTGCACATCCCAGAATTTACTCCCAAGTCTGGCGTCAAGATCCACGTCTCTGACCAGGAGCTACAGAGTGCCAATACCTCTGTTG ATGACAGCcgactagaagaattgaaggccACGCTTCCGAGCCCAGAGAAGCTGTCTGGATTCAAGATGTATCCCATTGATTTTGAGAAG GATGATGACAATAACTTCCACATGGATTTCATTGTGGCAGCCTCCAACCTTAGGGCTGAGAACTATGACATTCCCCCTGCTGACCGGCACAAG AGCAAGCTGATTGCTGGGAAAATCATCCCAGCCATCGCCACGACCACCGCGGCTGTGGTTGGTCTCGTGTGCCTGGAGCTGTACAAGGTGGTGCAGGGCCACCAGCGGCTTGAGGCCTACAAGAACGGCTTTCTCAACCTTGCCCTGCCATTCTTTGGCTTCTCGGAGCCCATTGCGGCACCCCGTCACAAG TACTATGACCATGAGTGGACACTGTGGGATCGTTTTGAGGTCAAGGGACTGCACCCTGGGGGCGAGGAGATGACCCTCAAGCAATTCTTGGACTACTTCAAG ACAGAGCACAAGCTGGAGATCACAATGCTGTCCCAGGGTGTGTCCATGCTCTACTCTTTTTTCATGCCAGCTGCTAAGCTCAAGGAGCGGCTGGACCAACC GATGACTGAGATCGTGAGCAGGGTGTCAAAGAGAAAGCTGGGCCGCCATGTGCAAGCTTTGGTACTGGAGCTGTGCTGTAATGACGACAGTGGTGAGGACGTGGAGGTACCCTACGTGCGCTACGCCATCCGCTGA